From one Streptococcus pneumoniae genomic stretch:
- the udk gene encoding uridine kinase, whose amino-acid sequence MQNRPIIIGVTGGSGGGKTSVSRAILANFPNEKIAMIEHDSYYKDQSHLTFEERIQTNYDHPLAFDTDLMIEQLKELLEGRPVDIPTYDYTAHTRSEKSYRQEPQDVFIVEGILVLEDKRLRDLMDIKIFVDTDDDVRIIRRIKRDMEERGRSLDSIITQYLGVVKPMYHQFIEPTKRYADIVIPEGVTNTVAIDLLTTKIAKILEEARDEQ is encoded by the coding sequence ATGCAAAATAGACCTATTATTATCGGTGTGACAGGCGGTTCTGGTGGTGGAAAGACCAGTGTTTCTCGCGCGATTTTGGCAAATTTTCCCAATGAAAAGATTGCCATGATTGAGCATGATTCCTACTACAAGGACCAATCTCATTTGACCTTTGAGGAGCGGATTCAGACCAATTATGACCATCCATTGGCCTTTGATACGGATTTGATGATTGAGCAGTTAAAGGAGCTGTTGGAGGGACGTCCAGTGGATATTCCTACTTATGACTATACAGCGCATACAAGAAGTGAGAAAAGCTACCGTCAAGAACCGCAAGATGTCTTTATCGTCGAAGGAATTTTGGTACTTGAGGACAAGCGTTTGCGTGATTTGATGGATATTAAGATTTTTGTGGATACGGATGATGATGTGCGGATTATCCGTCGGATTAAGCGGGATATGGAAGAGCGTGGCAGAAGCCTTGATAGCATTATTACCCAGTATCTAGGGGTGGTAAAACCTATGTATCACCAGTTTATCGAGCCAACCAAGCGCTATGCGGATATTGTGATTCCAGAAGGGGTGACGAACACGGTTGCCATTGATTTATTGACAACAAAGATTGCAAAGATTTTGGAAGAAGCACGAGATGAACAGTAA
- a CDS encoding 2-isopropylmalate synthase: MRTVEFLDTSLRDGEQTPGVNFSIKEKLAIAKQLEKWGISAIEAGFPAASPDSFTAVKEIAKAMNTTAVTGLARLVKSDIDACYEALKEAKYPQIHVFIATSPIHREFKLKKTKEEILENIKEYVSYARSKFEVVEFSPEDGTRTELDFLLEVVQTAVDAGATYINIPDTVGFTTPEEYGHIFKYLIEHVKSDRDIIFSPHCHDDLGMAVANSLSAIKNGAGRVEGTINGIGERAGNAALEEVAVALNIRADYYQVETDIVLNETINTSEMVSRFSGIAIPKNKAVVGGNAFSHESGIHQDGVLKNPLTYEIITPELVGVKSNSLPLGKLSGRHAFVEKLKELALEFDEAEINELFSKFKALADKKQEITDADIRALIAGVTVENPEGFHFDDLTLAVDGEHMVAMVRLVNAQGEQVECQATGKGSVEAIFNAIDEFFHQDAKLLSYNIEAVTDGIDSQARVLVTVENQATETIFNASGLDFDVLKASAIAYIHANIFVQKENEGSIGHTVSYRDMADY; the protein is encoded by the coding sequence ATGCGTACAGTTGAATTTCTTGATACCAGCCTTCGTGATGGGGAGCAGACCCCAGGGGTGAATTTCTCAATTAAAGAAAAGCTTGCCATTGCTAAGCAACTTGAAAAATGGGGGATTTCAGCCATTGAAGCAGGCTTTCCAGCTGCCAGTCCAGATTCCTTTACAGCGGTCAAGGAAATTGCAAAAGCCATGAATACAACCGCTGTTACAGGGCTTGCTCGCTTGGTCAAATCAGACATTGATGCCTGCTATGAAGCTTTAAAAGAGGCTAAATATCCGCAAATCCATGTCTTTATCGCAACCAGTCCCATTCACCGGGAGTTCAAGCTGAAAAAGACCAAGGAAGAGATTCTTGAGAATATCAAGGAGTATGTCAGCTATGCTCGTTCAAAATTCGAGGTGGTCGAGTTTTCACCGGAAGACGGAACACGAACAGAGCTCGATTTTCTTCTGGAAGTCGTGCAAACTGCAGTGGATGCGGGAGCGACCTATATCAACATTCCTGATACAGTCGGCTTCACCACACCTGAAGAATATGGGCATATCTTTAAGTATCTGATTGAACATGTGAAATCTGACCGCGACATCATCTTTAGTCCTCACTGCCATGATGATCTTGGAATGGCGGTAGCAAACAGCCTTTCAGCTATTAAAAATGGAGCAGGGCGCGTGGAAGGTACCATTAATGGTATCGGTGAGCGGGCTGGAAATGCGGCGCTTGAGGAAGTAGCTGTTGCACTCAATATCCGCGCAGATTACTATCAGGTAGAGACAGATATTGTCCTAAACGAAACGATTAATACTTCTGAAATGGTATCGCGTTTTTCTGGTATTGCCATTCCTAAGAATAAGGCAGTGGTCGGAGGCAACGCCTTCTCACATGAGTCAGGAATTCACCAAGACGGTGTTCTTAAAAATCCGCTCACCTATGAAATCATTACGCCAGAATTGGTCGGTGTCAAGAGCAATAGTTTACCGCTTGGAAAACTCTCTGGTCGCCATGCTTTTGTCGAGAAATTAAAAGAATTGGCGCTCGAGTTTGACGAGGCAGAAATCAACGAATTGTTCAGCAAGTTCAAGGCCTTGGCGGATAAGAAACAAGAAATTACAGACGCAGATATTCGTGCCTTGATTGCGGGTGTGACGGTAGAAAATCCAGAAGGCTTCCACTTTGATGACTTGACTCTTGCAGTCGACGGTGAGCACATGGTGGCCATGGTTCGTTTGGTGAATGCCCAAGGTGAGCAGGTAGAATGCCAAGCAACTGGTAAGGGAAGTGTTGAGGCGATTTTCAATGCCATTGATGAATTCTTCCACCAAGATGCCAAACTCTTGTCTTACAATATTGAGGCGGTGACAGACGGTATTGATTCGCAGGCACGGGTGCTTGTGACCGTCGAAAATCAAGCGACAGAGACCATTTTCAATGCCTCAGGTCTCGACTTTGACGTCCTGAAAGCCAGTGCTATTGCCTATATTCATGCCAATATCTTTGTCCAAAAAGAAAACGAAGGAAGCATTGGCCATACCGTATCCTATCGTGATATGGCGGACTATTGA
- the leuB gene encoding 3-isopropylmalate dehydrogenase produces the protein MKKTIVALAGDGIGPEIMAAGLEVLEAVKPSLSFDYEVVEKAFGGAGIDAEGHPLPLDTLEACQEADAVLLAAIGSPQYDSAPVRPEEGLLSLRKELGLYANIRPVKISPALKHLSPLKEERIADVDFVVVRELTGGIYFGEHELQDNVARDVNEYQTFEIERILRKAFELARTRKNKVTSIDKQNVLATSKLWRKVADRIALDYPDVTLEHQLVDSAAMVMITHPAKFDVLVTENLFGDILSDEASVLSGTLGVMPSASHGTGASLYEPIHGSAPDIAGQGVANPVSMILSVAMMLRETFGELAAARKIEDAVEASFAAGVLTRDLGGNASTQEAVDAIIKHL, from the coding sequence ATGAAAAAAACAATCGTTGCTCTTGCAGGAGACGGCATTGGTCCTGAGATTATGGCGGCAGGCTTAGAGGTCTTAGAAGCGGTCAAGCCCAGCCTTTCCTTTGACTATGAAGTGGTTGAAAAAGCCTTTGGTGGGGCAGGAATTGACGCCGAAGGCCACCCGCTTCCCCTAGACACCTTGGAGGCTTGTCAAGAAGCAGATGCGGTCTTACTTGCTGCGATTGGCAGTCCCCAGTACGATAGTGCTCCTGTTCGGCCAGAAGAGGGTCTACTTTCACTTCGTAAGGAATTAGGGCTCTATGCCAATATCCGTCCTGTAAAAATCTCCCCTGCCTTGAAACATTTGTCGCCCTTAAAGGAAGAGCGGATTGCGGATGTGGATTTTGTTGTGGTCCGTGAGTTGACAGGGGGTATTTATTTCGGTGAGCATGAGTTACAGGACAATGTAGCGCGTGATGTCAACGAGTATCAGACTTTTGAAATCGAGCGGATTTTGCGCAAGGCCTTTGAACTAGCTCGGACGCGCAAGAACAAAGTGACCAGCATTGACAAGCAAAATGTCCTTGCTACGTCAAAATTGTGGCGAAAAGTGGCAGATCGCATTGCCTTAGATTACCCAGATGTGACTTTGGAACATCAGCTGGTCGATAGCGCAGCCATGGTTATGATTACCCATCCTGCCAAGTTTGATGTGCTGGTGACGGAAAACCTTTTTGGCGATATTTTGTCAGACGAGGCTAGTGTCTTATCGGGTACACTTGGCGTCATGCCTTCGGCCAGTCACGGAACGGGAGCCAGTCTTTACGAGCCGATTCATGGTTCAGCGCCTGACATTGCAGGACAAGGAGTTGCCAATCCCGTCAGCATGATTCTATCTGTTGCCATGATGTTGCGGGAGACCTTTGGCGAATTAGCAGCAGCAAGGAAAATAGAAGATGCTGTTGAAGCAAGTTTTGCTGCAGGCGTCTTGACGAGAGATTTAGGAGGAAATGCCTCTACCCAAGAAGCGGTAGATGCGATTATCAAACACTTATGA
- a CDS encoding DUF1294 domain-containing protein produces MTIKQMVSMTLVVWNVIVFLTYGLDKGKARKQAYRIPEKTLLTMSILGGGLGAWAGGTRFHHKTKKWYFQAAWLLGLIIDGAIMYWIWR; encoded by the coding sequence ATGACTATCAAACAAATGGTGAGTATGACCCTTGTGGTCTGGAATGTAATCGTCTTTTTGACTTATGGATTGGATAAGGGAAAGGCGAGAAAGCAGGCCTATCGGATTCCAGAAAAGACCTTGTTGACCATGAGCATTTTGGGAGGCGGTCTTGGAGCGTGGGCTGGTGGCACTCGTTTTCACCATAAGACGAAAAAATGGTATTTTCAAGCGGCTTGGCTGCTTGGGCTCATCATAGATGGCGCTATTATGTATTGGATTTGGAGGTAA
- the leuC gene encoding 3-isopropylmalate dehydratase large subunit: protein MAGKSILDKVWERHVITGNEGQPQLMYVDQHYIHEVTSPQAFQGLREAGRRLRRPDLTYGTFDHNVPTVNIYDIRDVISKAQMDKLAENVVEFGIDCADHGSELQGIVHMIGPETGRTQPGKFIVCGDSHTATHGAFGALAFGIGTSEVEHVFATQTIWQVKPKKLLVEFVGQAPKGVYAKDYILALIAKHGVGLGVGYAVEYRGDAVERLSMEERMTICNMSIEFGSKIGMMNPDQKTYDYVRETANAPTDIEAAIADWKTLVSDEDAVYDKVIRMDVSSLAPMVTWGTNPSMGVAFDEAFPDIKDINDERAYQYMGTRPGQKIEEIELGYIFIGSCTNARLSDLALAAKFVKGKKIAPNLTAIVVPGSRPVKRAAEKMGLDKIFLEAGFEWRDPGCSMCLGMNPDKVPDGVHCASTSNRNFEDRQGFGAKTHLCSPAMAAAAAIAGHFVDVRKLAEVE, encoded by the coding sequence ATGGCAGGAAAATCGATTTTAGACAAGGTCTGGGAACGCCATGTCATTACAGGTAATGAAGGGCAACCCCAGCTCATGTATGTGGACCAACATTATATCCATGAGGTAACAAGTCCTCAGGCCTTTCAAGGCTTGCGTGAGGCAGGAAGACGCTTGAGAAGACCTGACTTGACCTACGGAACTTTTGACCACAATGTGCCGACTGTCAATATCTATGATATTCGGGATGTGATTTCAAAGGCGCAGATGGATAAGCTGGCAGAAAATGTGGTCGAGTTTGGCATTGATTGCGCGGATCACGGTTCAGAACTCCAAGGCATTGTCCACATGATTGGACCAGAAACAGGACGCACCCAACCGGGGAAATTCATCGTCTGTGGCGATAGCCATACGGCGACGCATGGAGCCTTCGGTGCTCTGGCCTTTGGGATTGGGACCAGCGAAGTGGAGCATGTCTTTGCCACCCAAACCATTTGGCAGGTCAAGCCCAAGAAGCTCTTGGTTGAGTTTGTAGGACAAGCCCCAAAAGGTGTCTATGCCAAGGATTATATTTTAGCGCTGATTGCTAAGCACGGAGTTGGTCTAGGGGTGGGCTATGCCGTGGAATACCGAGGCGATGCGGTGGAGCGTCTTAGCATGGAAGAGCGCATGACCATTTGCAATATGTCCATTGAATTTGGCTCCAAGATCGGCATGATGAATCCTGACCAAAAGACTTACGACTATGTACGAGAGACAGCTAATGCCCCAACGGACATTGAAGCTGCGATTGCCGATTGGAAGACCTTGGTCTCAGATGAGGATGCGGTCTATGACAAGGTCATTCGCATGGATGTCTCAAGTTTAGCTCCTATGGTGACGTGGGGGACCAATCCTTCTATGGGTGTGGCTTTTGATGAGGCCTTCCCAGACATCAAGGACATCAATGATGAGCGGGCCTATCAGTATATGGGAACCAGACCAGGCCAAAAGATTGAAGAGATTGAGTTGGGCTATATCTTTATTGGCTCTTGTACCAATGCTCGCCTGAGCGATCTAGCGCTTGCGGCTAAGTTTGTCAAGGGCAAGAAAATTGCCCCAAATCTGACTGCCATTGTCGTGCCAGGAAGCAGACCTGTCAAGCGAGCAGCTGAAAAAATGGGGCTTGATAAGATTTTCCTAGAGGCAGGTTTTGAATGGCGGGATCCAGGTTGCTCCATGTGCCTCGGTATGAATCCAGACAAGGTGCCAGACGGTGTTCATTGTGCCTCAACCAGCAATCGAAATTTTGAAGATCGCCAAGGTTTCGGAGCCAAGACCCACTTGTGCAGTCCTGCCATGGCTGCTGCCGCAGCAATCGCTGGGCACTTCGTTGATGTTAGAAAATTGGCGGAGGTAGAATAA
- the leuD gene encoding 3-isopropylmalate dehydratase small subunit yields MEKFTIYTGRTVPLMNDNIDTDQILPKQFLKLIDKKGFGKYLMYAWRYLDHAYTENPDFVFNKDEYRKATILVTGDNFGAGSSREHAAWALSDYGFKVVIAGSFGDIHYNNELNNGMLPIVQPRSVREKLAGLSPDDEVTVDLEKQVIISPVGEFHFDIDSEWKYKLLNGLDDIGITLQYEDLIAAYERNRPAYWQ; encoded by the coding sequence ATGGAAAAATTCACCATTTATACGGGAAGAACAGTTCCCCTTATGAATGACAATATTGATACCGACCAGATTCTTCCCAAGCAATTTCTCAAGCTGATCGACAAGAAAGGCTTTGGCAAGTACCTTATGTATGCCTGGCGTTATCTAGATCATGCCTATACGGAAAATCCTGATTTTGTCTTTAACAAGGACGAATACCGTAAAGCCACCATTTTAGTGACAGGGGATAATTTTGGAGCAGGATCTTCCCGGGAACATGCTGCCTGGGCGCTGTCTGATTACGGTTTTAAGGTCGTGATTGCAGGGTCTTTTGGCGATATTCACTACAATAACGAATTGAACAATGGCATGTTGCCCATTGTCCAGCCAAGAAGTGTCCGTGAGAAATTAGCAGGGCTAAGCCCAGATGATGAAGTCACGGTTGACCTAGAAAAACAGGTCATCATCTCTCCTGTGGGCGAGTTTCACTTTGACATTGACAGCGAGTGGAAATACAAGCTCTTAAATGGGCTAGATGACATTGGCATCACCCTTCAATATGAGGATTTGATTGCAGCCTACGAACGCAATCGCCCTGCCTATTGGCAGTAG
- a CDS encoding Sua5/YciO/YrdC/YwlC family protein has protein sequence MTKHIEWIGELSQEGLEILQGNGGCIVCPTKVGYIIMTSDKAGLERKFTAKERNRNKPGVVLCGSMEELRALAQLNPEIEAFYQKHWDEDILLGCILPWKEEAMERLKAYGDGREELMTDSRGTSCFVIKFGTAGEQLAARLWEEGKMVYASSANPSGKGNRGKVEGIGERIESSVDLVIEADDYVASIQPDKTVETRYEQGVMVSMVDKDGNLIPEQGKDSRSISPCPVVIRKGLDIDKIMMHLSDHFNSWDYRQGEYY, from the coding sequence ATGACAAAACATATAGAGTGGATAGGGGAACTTTCACAAGAAGGACTTGAGATTTTACAAGGAAATGGCGGATGTATTGTCTGTCCGACAAAGGTAGGCTATATCATCATGACCAGTGATAAAGCAGGACTTGAGCGCAAATTTACAGCCAAAGAGCGCAATCGCAATAAACCAGGGGTAGTGCTTTGCGGAAGTATGGAGGAGCTCCGTGCCCTAGCTCAGCTCAACCCAGAAATCGAAGCCTTTTATCAAAAACATTGGGATGAAGATATTTTGCTCGGTTGCATCCTGCCTTGGAAAGAGGAGGCAATGGAAAGACTTAAGGCTTATGGTGATGGTCGGGAAGAATTGATGACGGATAGCCGTGGTACGAGTTGTTTTGTTATCAAGTTTGGTACAGCAGGAGAGCAGCTGGCAGCCCGTCTTTGGGAAGAGGGCAAAATGGTCTATGCTTCCTCAGCAAATCCATCTGGAAAAGGAAATCGGGGCAAAGTAGAAGGCATTGGCGAGCGTATTGAATCAAGCGTTGATTTGGTGATTGAAGCAGATGATTATGTGGCGTCCATCCAGCCAGATAAGACCGTAGAAACTCGCTACGAACAAGGAGTAATGGTATCAATGGTCGATAAAGATGGAAACTTGATTCCAGAGCAAGGTAAGGACAGCCGCTCCATTTCCCCATGCCCAGTCGTCATCCGTAAAGGTCTTGACATTGATAAGATCATGATGCATTTATCAGACCACTTCAACTCATGGGACTACCGCCAAGGAGAGTATTACTAA